The DNA window gattttatgcACACTGTAACAATCGTTGGAGATTTTCTCTATTTAAAAATCACTACTATTTGTtcacttgggatttttttctttcttccttataCACTAGGAAGTTTTGTCCATCTGTACGATCTTCAAAGTTCTAGCAGGTTCTGGAAAACTGTAAAAGCTTTTGAATataaaaagtaacattttcaaTTTGATATTTGAAGTGTAAATGTGTGTAAAAAGGACATTTCATTATCAGGACAAGAAAGTGTTCTGCAGGTTGATTTAAACTATTAAACTATAGTTTAAAACTAGATTTGCATTACATCATTTATTTTCAATGACTGATAAAATACCAAATCAGCTTTATGCACCCTGTAGGTTTTGAGTCAATTATTCACATTCTTTGTCTTGCCAGATACACAAGGTGCATCTATACTTAGAGAAAATAGTTATCAAATTTGCCTGGGGAGCTTTATCATTAAATCCCCTTCCTAGTCCACTGGAAATGTATTTTGCATTAATAAAGTAGGTAATTATTAAACTatgaaaatacttcttttcagcagaaatCTTTAAGTGCATATCTGCTAAAGTACCAGTTTAGTTGCatgtaaggttttttttctccttcagaatCCTGACAAGAAGTTAGACTAGAAAGAGTTTCCAAGCACCAAACAACAAAATTCAATAGACTATTCTAAGCACCAATTTTAGTCCATCAGTGCTCAGACCTAATAAAAAGTACCGACTGTCTGATAgtataaaaaggaagaaacaaaatcctCTAAATTATAGGACTTGTCTTTTAAAGTTTGCCTGTTAgtaacacacacaaaaaaagagcaTTATAATGAAGTTCACACTTTGCCAGAAGCACGTTCCAGTAAAGCATCAACAAGGTGTCAAGCTGGTCTGACCTAAAGATGCATAAATTACTAATTCTTGTGTGGTCCAAGGAATCTTACAAATTCCAGTTAATCATGCATTCAAACTTTTAAACACTTAAACACTGCCTACACTGTAAATGGACTGGATAGTAAgtgttaaaatatatattctaaataaacaaaaaaaccccttttgcTCTTATTCCTATTGCATTGTTAATACTCTAGACTTCTCAacattgttttcatttacaaaCCTGCTTTTTTTCAACAAAGTGACCACTGTTAACTCAAGGTGTATTGTTTTCTTCATACCTCTTAGAAAATTCCCTTAAGTGTCAAAatcaaaaacagaaaaataatcataaaaacACAAGCtgtcttttggttttgctgttgttttgttggttttggtttaaaatTTCTCATACAGGAATTTTAATAATCTTTTCATACAACATCAAAAGACTCGAAAGATGTTGGACACTACTGTGGTATTCAACAGAAGAGGTCAACTAGAAGtttctttagaaaattaattagaaaaagatAATTGAGTACTATCTTAGTATAAATAACAATATTATAATTAACACAGCAACAGGCAGTATGAGAAACTTTTCTTGGACCAGGAATATATTCTCCTATTCTATTTACAGtatataaagtaaaaaaaaagaggaaaagttcaGAATACGAGCAGCTTtcaacaaacaaattaaaaaatgcccagaagaatgaaaaaactTTTAGGTAGATGTAAAACTACAATGTTCACGTGCAAAAGAATAATCATTTTGAACTAAAAATTGATGTATGAGATTTAAGCAAACATTTTACAAAGCCACTTCCTGTATGCAGGCAACCTTCTCCTTAAAGGAGTTAATTGCATCCTTCTAACAAGGTTGCAAATTTCAAGATTAGGCATCTGAGAAGAATATAAAACTTACCACTACTTTATTCTCCTCTTGATGATTTACACTTACTTCTGGAAACCTGCTTCCTTTGGCTTCCAAACATTGTTTTTTTCGTTTACTGCTTTGAGCTTCCTGGTCATGATCTGCCATTTGATCTTCCCAGTCTATGTCTTCACTTCCAAACACAATTTCTAGAGCTTCTGTATCTTTAGATAAATCATCtaattcctttctcttttttggtGCATGATTTTCACTAGAAGTGGTTTCAGTGTCTGTTCTATCACTTGTTAGTTTGACACTTTCCCTCATAGGCTTTATACCCATGTCTTCTGCAAAATTTGGGTTTGAGTCAAggatgttatttttcttttgatgctGTTTTGCTTCACTGCTGCAGATCAATGAAGTTGTAGATTCAGTGCACTTGGGAAGAGGCGATGACCTTTCCTCCAATTTTGCTAGTTTGGGTACAGATGTTTCATCTTCTTCAGCTCTTTCCCTTAGCcagaaataaattacaaaagaaagaaattacaaaagcCTTTTTGAGTATGATTAGCTGTACCCACAACATAACAGCTTCTAGGGTTTTAGGGACTGCATTGTGAAATTTAAAGTACCCTTGAGGAAAAACTTTCCATTCTAGGAATTTGATctaaaaattacctttttaagTATGTGTCAAATTAAAAGTACATTGCTTGAGTTAAAATTTTCCAGAAACATCACAAACATACCAATAAGGGAAGTAATGTCAAGAACATTTCAACATACCTTTTTCTAGAAACCTGGAAGTAATTTGTAATTGAGTTTGACTGGTGACGTGAAGTACTCTCACGAGGTTTGCCAGCTTCTGAAATTTTAGATGGTGAGACAGGCTGACTTCTTTGACTGAACCCAGAAGTTCTGTTCCCTCTAGGTATTGATGTTCCTGCATTTACACTGCCACTTGTgccactgcttttctttttggcagCTGTATCCTGGAAAGCCGTTTTCCTTTGCTGATGCACCTGGGAAGTATTCTCTAACTCCATACTAGAttagagaggaaagaaatactAAATGACACACAGGAGGTTACCAGAGATACACTGAATCAGAgatacactttttaaaaaagctataGCTGTACTTTGAATAAACTTATAAACAATGTGCtaaaaacaaactgtaaaatcTGCTATGATCGATACATTTTTATAATAGTGAAATGGCTCAAAAATTTTTAACAGTTCAAACAGTCAAGACAGATACGCAGTATCTACATGTACACTTCAAAGTCATCTAAATCCTATGGGATGCTTTCTGTAATCTAGTacccaaaaccagaaattatttcactgcAGACAATTGACAGCAATTTAGTAAATGGCATTTCTAACCTGTATATCTTTCCCCATGGCAATAATACAGTTCCTCTGCCACAAAGTCTGCTTAATTTGCAAGTATTAGCTTAGAAATTGCTGTGAATACTTTACCATGTCTGCTCTTCTGTATCAGCTATGTATAAGGTGCTGCTATCTGCAGCAGTTGGCATTATGGTTTCATCCACAGCCAGACTCTGGGAAATGGCTTGGCCTACAACAgctgatgcagaactttcaggTACAGCTGCAAGGCCAAAACAAGAGAAGAATTAGAAGGTTAACATCAAATCTGTGTTTCTTTGCATGTGCTATTGCACATTACTACCTGATCACGTGAGATCTTTGTAAAATGATCTTAAAGcagttttccttaaaaaaagcagatttattaattaaaaaaaaaaaaaactgacagAAATAGTTCTAAAGGACCATATTCTGGAATTCAGATTTAGTTAAATATTCTACtgattaaataatgaaattctgCTTAAATAACAATGAAGCATAGTAAGAAAACATATGCCAGTATGTACataatgtactttaaaaatcatgtggtgtatattttatgcaaaaaataaaatatatattacacAATATATAGATCATGCAAAACTGTCAGAGCACAAAATTTCTTATATTTACTCCTTTATGATGATCCCTTATGTGATTATTGTATCTGGGATACAagttttttcaattttaaacaCTGCTTCCTTTAAACTCTGATATAAAGTCTGTTTACACAATTTCAGACAACTTAACTTTTAAACAGTTGAACCATTCAGACTGGAAACAAGAATCAGCATCTCTATCAGTATTGCATAAGTCTTTactcaaaatacattttcaagtAAGTAATGTTCCTGCATGTAAAGACAAACTTAGGGGGTttgttctttgattttttttaaataatggtaGGATTTTCTACCTGAAACAATATTTTGTAGAACAAACCAGAATATCTATAAAACATAATTCTCAAATTTTCATAGCAACAAAATATAGAATAATATGAAGAGGCATGAAAAGAGACAAATAAAatctctttctgtctctcaaAGACTTTGTTATTACCACATTAGCAAATACAAGCTTCAAGTCAAGACTTGGAACTTCCACTCCCAAGTTGCTACTTCAGCAAATGTAGTGATCATGTCTCATTGTCTTAACTTatggaaagattatttttagttttgaacTGTGCAGGAGGTATCTGTATTTTCCTAAAGCAAATTCTGTTTAGagcaaaggacaaaaaaagaaaaaattgtaagTCTTAACAAATTATTTCCGTTCTTATTCTCTCGATTTCTGACATTCATCTTTTACTTCCTGATTACCCCAGTCTTTTAGGAAAAGACAGAATAGCATGGAATTCAAGCTACCACATACATATGAATTCAGTGGTCACTAAACATATCAACTTCTGATGTTTTTAAAGTACCTTTCCTTTCAATGTCACTGTTCTATGTGTCTGCCTTTTAGGCTAGTTTTAGATCCACTTTTGTATTTACATCTAAGACTCATAATTTTCATTGCAATTTACTGCAAGACCATTAAAAACCAATTACCCCTTTGGAGCTATATACATTTTTCATAGAATGTCACTCTTTTTactgttcttttaaaacagaacaaattgAACATCATAATTGATGCTCCTACACAGAAAGAAATACTGCCTCTTTGAGGCGGTTAACTTCTTCCAATTACCTTTGAAAGCATGCTGCTTTTGAGGGttgcagtatttttctgtagACATGAAGATAACTGCCAATCCAATTTCTGCCTCTGGAATAGCCCTAAGATTCTTGCTGttaatatacaaataaaaaaaaaaaaaaaaaaaaaaaaaaaaaaaaaaagcttttcagtaCAGATTCAAAGACAACTAGGCAAATGACCACAGGTATGGCAAAGTACAAAATGTTCTATtcctcctccaaaaaaaaaaaatcagcctccAAAAAACACTACTGTTTTTCTCAATATAGTAGTCAGCACAATTACCCTTCATTATAGCCATGTCCTATATGTATGAACTCCCATGTTTTCTGCCGCTGTAGCCACTGTGTAGCTTCAGTAATCTGGCCCATATATCTCTCCTTTCCTGATTTTTGGGCATTTAACCACTTATGCCTTACCCCTGATTCAAAAATGTGTGAAAAGAGACTTGGAAGATCTGACCATTTCTTAAAAGTCAGGAACCCTTCCCCCCCGCAGTCTTCTGTACTACAGTCATGAGGAGACATTGAGTACTGTCTTCTCTACCTAGCAGGAAACTAGGTTTATGTGTTAGGATTGAGATTTTGTTTCATTGCTTTAATAAAATGGCATAATGATAATCCTAACATTTATAATATATGCAGTCTGCCCTCTCAAACGAAActaccaccaaaacaaaaagtaattttcattaaacAGAAGCTGTTCTTCAAAAACAATGTATACAAATAATTATACAACAGTGAACCACATGACCTCAAGGTGCCATCTCATCTCCTTTTGATGAAATACATATAATCaatgaaatataataaattatctATTTTGAATTCTTAGACTATAttaattttaacttcttttaAATAGTAGAAGAGAAAGTACTTGCTGGCTGTAATTTTAAAGCAGCTTCATTACAATGAATTTTTGTAGAACTGAGTTCTaccaaaaaataataaaaagacaagaaaacagaattccATCAAATCCTCACAGAACTGCCAAGTTCTTTCTTTACTGCTTCCAGAAGTTTTAGTTACTCCGCTAAATACTTAGAACAATGTAAAAATGCCCTCTTTATAAGCAGCCTCCTGCTTAAATATGTATGTAAACACCATGACAAAGTCTCTGTACAGGTTCTGAAATTACCCTACTGCTGTACAAGAGAACAATGCTGCACCTTTCCAAGACAGTCAGAATGGAATCAGTCCAGTTTGTCATAGAGTCAGATCCTGAGATCTGAGAGTTTGCCAAACCCACATCAACTACACAAACTTCAGGAGAAAGTAGTAAaggcatttcttttcttccttctgtcaTCAGCTTTACTTCCCCTCCGCCAAGAACAACTGCTGGACCCAGCTTCTTGTGCTATAAagagaatgcaaaaaaaaaaaaaaaaatcttagaatgCAAGTCAGTTCAGAGGTATGAGAATACAGAAGTATCAGTGTAGTACTTCTCACTGATGCACTGCTGCAGATGTAATATGTTCTGTTCCTCCTCTACATTTTATCTTGCTTAGGTCACTGTACTGTAGGATAAATACACAGAAATCCTTCTTTCCTGATGAACCCAGAATGAGTGTGATTTCAGAGTGAACAAATCTGTACTTAGCTACTCCTGCAATATTTCTGCAATGCAAAGCCTGATTACCTGCTTAGCAGTTAGAAATACAAAAGTTTTtcctctgaatatttttttcctttcacgATGCTCAGATAAATCCAAGTTTTCACTGTCAATGGAAGGCTCATCAACTGGAGGATAAAAGCtgcaagaacagaaaatgaaagttaCAAAATTCAGATTGCTTAATCAGTACTGACTCACAGTCCTTTCTGTTTAAGAGTAAAGTTCTGAAGTTAAAATCCTTCATTTCTCTGTTAAAACTActtacataaataattttcaagagaTTGTTAAGAAGAAACACAGCCCCCAATTTCTCAACATCAAAGATAAGACCAAGACTTTCTACTTCAGTAACtaagaaaaaacactttaagGAATGCATTCACCCAAAGTGCTGTACACACATCCACGTTCTTAGTAACAATACTGACAAATGAGACTGCAACTTCATTCTGCACTTACTCTAGATAATAATAAAACTCCACACAAAATTAATCATCTTGCTTCCTCTATCCTTCACGTGTGGACAGTCACCCCTCATTCTCTTTACTGTGTCAAATTGTGTACCACCACACTCAAGAACAGCCTATAATATGACAGCAGACAAGTACACTTTTCTTGCTGGTGGGATAGAGAACTGAAGGGATTCACTCTGCAGATTATTATTTCGTCCAATATAGGGAAGGTGAGCAAGAGTTTAGCTGGGAAACATAttaggcaaaaataaaattctaccCTGAAGCCCTAAATTTTGTCACCGCCTGTGACCTCAGCTCCAGTTAATGATGGCCTGCCCAGAGCACAAAAAACCTCTGGAGTTGGGACATGCATCTAACTAATAATTTCAGGATACTTACAAGATCTTTGAGCCACATATTCACTGCTACAGCAGTTCTGACAGAGCAAGGTGAAGGCATATATCAGAAAGAATGGAAACTACAGGTCAATTTTAACCAAACTGTACCACATGTCTACCCAAATAGCTGTTTATGTACATAGTTAGGCTGAACACAGAACTATTTATTCTGACAGCTGATTATATATCCTTTCCATACTActatgcaggaaaaaaaaaaaaaagaaacacacaaaaaaaaattcagttcaaCAGCAAAGATTGGCAGATTCTAAGAAGAAATAtatgaaatgctgaaatattgatgttttggaaaaaaaattgaccatatgtaaacagaaaaacatccCTCAAACACAAAAAGTAAACATATATTTAAAGCTGAACACAAAAGTAAGCACATAAATTTTTTACTTCATCCAAATATGCAATTCAATAATGATAGGCTAAAATGTGTTATGAATAGGCTATATAGTTACAGGTGCCTTTAAATAATCTTCATTCTTATGCATTCTTCACAATCTATTCTTCAAACTTTATATACCCAATTAAAATTAAGCAACCTAAATCCACCACATTTTGAAAGGTGGGTATTCGATCTATTTCAGCAGCCTGTTCAAATCTGTTTACAAAAATATTGTTGCATTGAAACTTAATAGGTATGATAAAGCCTACTAATTTCAAGTAGAAGAAGGGCAATTCAGATTGTAGTTATTATGCCAGAAGATTTCTGATAGAGGATTCCATAGAGACAGTTATTAACCTAAGATAAATACAAGGGACAAAGTCATCTTAAAAGATGAAAGGACaagttaaaatggaaaaaaacaacagttttCACTGCTTTGAAACTGGACTATAGTTTctctataaatatattttaaaatctcaattttttaaCTTCAGCATACAACTTTAACTGATTATGGTCTCCAAGAAAAACAAcctttgattttctttataaaCTCTTACCCAATGCTGATCTAAGCTCAACAGGCAACAGTCTTTTGCAGTTAGGATTCTGAAGTGCTCCTCATATTTGGCCTTATAAGCTTTTAATAGTAACACCATTACCTAGAAAAGATCCTCTACAACCTTGAATCTCTCAATAAACAGATTTTGATTCTTGGTGAGTTTCTGTTAAAAACTCtgttacttttcttctttttcaaagcCCTGCACTATTGACACTGGCCTGCAGtaataaaacacattatttcACACAGGACTGCGCTCATGCAGCCACTTGTGAAATCTTCAGTTATTGTTCTTCCTTGCACAAGTTGTCAGAGAGTACCTTTCTGAGGACTGGGGTAACACCATAAAACATCTCAAGAAATCCCACATTCATATAGGAACTGCAGGTTTGCCATTAAATGAAGTCTTACTGCAATCAAAAAAGatgctttaattatttttttctttttaagataaTGTTTCCCAAGACTCTTTGGGAGGAACTGGCTCTACAATAATAGTAAAGACTTAATTAACAGTGTCACCCAGTATTGCCATCTCAATATACTTCTATTTCACACCCAAACCACTATTGCCTCAAGCTG is part of the Vidua chalybeata isolate OUT-0048 chromosome 1, bVidCha1 merged haplotype, whole genome shotgun sequence genome and encodes:
- the NBN gene encoding nibrin isoform X2, encoding MWKLVPASGKGEPYRLLSGVEYIVGRRNCTILIQDDQSISRSHAVLTVSRPETSPSQSLSVPILTVKDTSKYGTFVNGSNLNGTSVSLQSGDRINFGVFESKFRVEYEPLVVCSSCLDVAQKNALNQAIQQLGGLVVNEWTKECTHLVMVSVKVTVKTICALICARPIIKPEFFPELIRAIQSRQQLPNHESFYPPVDEPSIDSENLDLSEHRERKKIFRGKTFVFLTAKQHKKLGPAVVLGGGEVKLMTEGRKEMPLLLSPEVCVVDVGLANSQISGSDSMTNWTDSILTVLESKNLRAIPEAEIGLAVIFMSTEKYCNPQKQHAFKAVPESSASAVVGQAISQSLAVDETIMPTAADSSTLYIADTEEQTCMELENTSQVHQQRKTAFQDTAAKKKSSGTSGSVNAGTSIPRGNRTSGFSQRSQPVSPSKISEAGKPRESTSRHQSNSITNYFQVSRKRERAEEDETSVPKLAKLEERSSPLPKCTESTTSLICSSEAKQHQKKNNILDSNPNFAEDMGIKPMRESVKLTSDRTDTETTSSENHAPKKRKELDDLSKDTEALEIVFGSEDIDWEDQMADHDQEAQSSKRKKQCLEAKGSRFPEKEEELGSVLTSEMESNIKEESPVLNHSKLQDDSSNLPSRLLLTEFRSLVVSRPRQNSHLPGNTSYGGKKNFKMFKKVAYPGAGQLPHIIGGSDLIAHHAKKNSELEDWLRQEMEEQNRHAREESLADDLFRYDPNVKRRR
- the NBN gene encoding nibrin isoform X1, with translation MWKLVPASGKGEPYRLLSGVEYIVGRRNCTILIQDDQSISRSHAVLTVSRPETSPSQSLSVPILTVKDTSKYGTFVNGSNLNGTSVSLQSGDRINFGVFESKFRVEYEPLVVCSSCLDVAQKNALNQAIQQLGGLVVNEWTKECTHLVMVSVKVTVKTICALICARPIIKPEFFPELIRAIQSRQQLPNHESFYPPVDEPSIDSENLDLSEHRERKKIFRGKTFVFLTAKQHKKLGPAVVLGGGEVKLMTEGRKEMPLLLSPEVCVVDVGLANSQISGSDSMTNWTDSILTVLESKNLRAIPEAEIGLAVIFMSTEKYCNPQKQHAFKAVPESSASAVVGQAISQSLAVDETIMPTAADSSTLYIADTEEQTCMELENTSQVHQQRKTAFQDTAAKKKSSGTSGSVNAGTSIPRGNRTSGFSQRSQPVSPSKISEAGKPRESTSRHQSNSITNYFQVSRKRERAEEDETSVPKLAKLEERSSPLPKCTESTTSLICSSEAKQHQKKNNILDSNPNFAEDMGIKPMRESVKLTSDRTDTETTSSENHAPKKRKELDDLSKDTEALEIVFGSEDIDWEDQMADHDQEAQSSKRKKQCLEAKGSRFPEVSVNHQEENKVVKEEELGSVLTSEMESNIKEESPVLNHSKLQDDSSNLPSRLLLTEFRSLVVSRPRQNSHLPGNTSYGGKKNFKMFKKVAYPGAGQLPHIIGGSDLIAHHAKKNSELEDWLRQEMEEQNRHAREESLADDLFRYDPNVKRRR